The Lonsdalea populi genome window below encodes:
- a CDS encoding helix-turn-helix domain-containing protein, whose amino-acid sequence MTKFGGNKETMDYVFFIEDEIITYSLQKIIRSKIMTAVDMSFVATDVSDLMRYPNKEVSKVFFIGTSNECPITASLVDVIKFINKENRIILFKNNASCYNLNYQKCDSVIGLKSPIDEIVSSIQKATQSPLYISTEPKPMRLSSREMFVLEQLATGKSNKEVSTMLCLSEKTISSHKKNILRKLNVKNIIEAVNRI is encoded by the coding sequence GTGACTAAATTTGGAGGTAATAAAGAAACAATGGATTATGTGTTTTTTATCGAAGATGAAATAATAACTTATTCGCTTCAAAAAATAATTCGTAGTAAGATTATGACCGCAGTCGACATGAGCTTTGTCGCTACTGACGTAAGTGATTTGATGCGATATCCCAATAAAGAGGTCAGTAAAGTTTTTTTTATCGGAACTTCAAATGAATGTCCGATAACGGCATCTCTTGTCGATGTGATAAAATTTATCAACAAGGAAAATAGAATCATTCTCTTTAAAAACAACGCATCGTGCTATAACTTAAATTATCAGAAATGCGACTCAGTTATCGGACTGAAAAGTCCCATAGATGAGATAGTCTCTTCGATACAGAAAGCCACTCAATCACCGCTCTATATTAGTACTGAGCCTAAACCAATGAGACTGTCATCCAGGGAAATGTTTGTTCTTGAGCAACTTGCTACAGGAAAATCGAACAAAGAAGTTTCCACTATGCTGTGCTTGAGTGAGAAAACTATCAGTAGCCATAAGAAAAATATTCTTAGAAAACTTAACGTAAAAAATATTATCGAAGCTGTAAATCGCATATAA
- a CDS encoding paraquat-inducible protein A has product MRSPIRAGQLGVIGCPLCRLVCKSERTSSTPARCPRCHTRLHPRRPASISRSWALLIAAIIFYIPANVLPVMYTSLFGHGSESTILAGVIDFWKAGSYGIALLIFAASVVIPCIKFLALGVLLISARRRSAVARLERAKLYRLTEIIGYWSMLDVFVVAAVSALVKFQTLSDVEPRSGILYFGLVVILTMLSAMNFDPRLIWDGDDK; this is encoded by the coding sequence ATGCGTAGCCCTATACGCGCCGGACAGCTAGGCGTCATTGGCTGTCCGCTATGCCGGCTCGTCTGCAAATCGGAGCGCACATCATCCACGCCTGCCCGTTGCCCGCGTTGTCATACGCGTCTCCACCCAAGACGCCCCGCCAGCATCAGCCGCTCCTGGGCGCTACTGATCGCTGCGATAATTTTCTATATTCCGGCCAACGTCCTACCGGTGATGTACACCAGCCTGTTTGGCCATGGTAGCGAAAGCACCATATTGGCGGGCGTGATCGACTTCTGGAAAGCCGGTTCGTATGGTATCGCCCTGCTCATTTTCGCCGCCAGCGTGGTCATTCCGTGCATCAAGTTTCTGGCGCTCGGCGTACTGCTGATCTCCGCCCGCAGACGGAGCGCCGTGGCCCGTCTCGAACGGGCAAAACTATACCGGTTAACCGAGATTATCGGTTATTGGTCCATGCTCGATGTTTTTGTCGTCGCGGCGGTTTCCGCGCTCGTCAAATTTCAAACGCTCAGTGATGTAGAGCCGCGCAGCGGCATCCTCTATTTCGGTTTGGTGGTGATACTGACCATGCTTTCCGCAATGAACTTTGATCCACGCCTCATCTGGGATGGTGATGATAAATGA
- a CDS encoding paraquat-inducible protein A, with the protein MKICRHLTVCTHCDCVYLKQALQRGESARCRRCSAVLYHAAPINTDVWLAITLTAAIVWVLANVFPVLRVSFHGVQNSATLWQTAIALAQGPMLLLAVLTVLLLIVIPALQILLFGWILLSARRRHRAPGFILCMKIQERIRPWGMVEVGLLGFMIAGIKLSGFLDVLPGPGCWAMAALMVLNVVIGHRNVLVLWDYTDAQSTREVNHA; encoded by the coding sequence ATGAAAATATGCCGTCATCTTACTGTCTGCACCCACTGCGACTGCGTTTACCTGAAACAAGCGCTGCAACGCGGCGAATCCGCGCGCTGTAGGCGCTGCTCGGCGGTGCTGTATCACGCTGCGCCAATCAATACCGACGTGTGGCTGGCGATCACGCTGACCGCCGCTATCGTCTGGGTGCTGGCCAATGTATTTCCGGTGCTGCGGGTTAGTTTCCACGGCGTGCAAAATTCAGCGACGCTCTGGCAGACAGCCATCGCGCTCGCACAGGGGCCGATGCTGTTGCTGGCGGTATTAACCGTGCTGCTGCTCATCGTCATACCCGCACTACAAATTTTATTGTTCGGCTGGATACTGCTGTCCGCCCGCCGCCGGCACCGCGCCCCAGGATTTATTCTTTGTATGAAGATTCAGGAGCGAATCCGTCCATGGGGTATGGTCGAAGTCGGCTTGCTCGGCTTCATGATCGCGGGCATCAAGCTGTCGGGGTTTTTGGATGTACTTCCCGGTCCCGGCTGCTGGGCAATGGCGGCGCTCATGGTGCTTAATGTGGTGATCGGCCATCGCAATGTGCTCGTGCTGTGGGACTACACCGATGCCCAGTCCACACGGGAAGTCAACCATGCGTAG
- a CDS encoding PqiB family protein, whose amino-acid sequence MYDPHNEPGDPDISRQRRHISLVWLIPAIALITGAVLLSKTWLSAGPEITMTFLTASGLEAGKTAVKYKDVTVGTVTSLALEGDDDRVRVTVQLDKSAENLARADTRFWVVRPRVGMGGVTGIDTLLSGAYIGVDKGASDETRRAFAGLEAPPAVVNGMPGSQFEVLTDDLGSLDIGSPVYYRRVQVGRIASYKLKEDGKNVALQVFVDAPYNRFVTPKTRFWNASGLDVSVGANGFRLRTQTIASIVTGGIAFATADSDSGSPAAGSGITYRLAKDQDSAMAPPDGPAMFFQLRFERSLHGLAVGAPVEFSSIKIGQVVSVELDYNITGYRFPSIVGIEVYPNRMGNVLNKLPKATDNIELETAKFTRDLVEQGLRAQATSSNLLTGQLYISLDFIPQAPKVKFDITAHPLQIPTTRGGFDRLQEQLASIVSKVDKMPLESISNNLNATLGSLDKTLRQVNSQTLPETTQLLKQMRQTVETANDLIAEDSPTIMTLGQSLQELLRALRSMRTLADQIERHPESLLQGRPNDPPLTQARPSSHTGATK is encoded by the coding sequence ATGTATGACCCACACAACGAACCCGGCGATCCGGACATCTCACGCCAACGCCGACACATCTCGTTGGTGTGGCTTATTCCGGCGATTGCGCTGATAACCGGCGCGGTCCTGCTGTCGAAAACGTGGTTATCGGCCGGTCCGGAGATTACGATGACGTTCCTGACCGCCTCGGGTTTGGAAGCCGGTAAAACGGCGGTCAAGTACAAGGATGTGACTGTCGGAACCGTCACGTCTCTTGCGCTGGAGGGCGATGACGACCGCGTTCGGGTCACCGTTCAGTTGGATAAGAGCGCGGAAAATCTGGCCCGGGCGGATACCCGCTTCTGGGTTGTCCGTCCTCGCGTCGGCATGGGGGGCGTCACCGGGATTGATACCCTGCTGTCCGGCGCCTATATCGGGGTGGATAAAGGCGCGTCTGACGAGACGAGACGCGCATTTGCCGGACTCGAAGCGCCGCCTGCCGTCGTCAACGGCATGCCCGGCAGCCAGTTCGAAGTGCTGACGGACGATTTGGGATCGCTGGATATCGGCTCTCCGGTTTACTACCGTCGGGTTCAGGTAGGCCGTATTGCGTCTTACAAATTAAAAGAAGACGGTAAAAACGTCGCGTTACAGGTCTTTGTCGACGCGCCTTATAACCGCTTTGTCACCCCCAAGACCCGCTTCTGGAATGCCAGTGGTCTGGATGTGTCGGTTGGCGCCAACGGCTTTCGCCTTAGAACGCAGACGATCGCATCCATCGTGACTGGCGGTATCGCCTTCGCCACCGCCGATAGCGACAGCGGTTCTCCTGCAGCCGGAAGCGGCATCACGTATCGGCTGGCCAAAGATCAGGACAGTGCGATGGCGCCGCCGGACGGACCGGCGATGTTCTTCCAGCTAAGGTTCGAACGCTCGCTGCACGGCCTTGCGGTCGGCGCGCCCGTCGAGTTCTCCAGCATCAAAATCGGTCAGGTCGTATCGGTGGAGCTGGACTACAATATTACGGGCTACCGATTCCCCTCCATCGTCGGCATTGAGGTCTATCCTAACCGAATGGGCAATGTGCTGAACAAGCTGCCTAAAGCCACGGACAATATCGAGTTGGAAACGGCCAAATTCACGCGAGATTTGGTCGAACAGGGACTGCGCGCTCAGGCAACGTCCAGCAACCTCCTGACCGGCCAGCTCTATATTTCTCTGGACTTCATTCCCCAGGCGCCTAAAGTCAAGTTCGATATAACCGCCCACCCCCTGCAGATTCCCACTACCAGAGGTGGTTTTGATCGCCTACAGGAACAACTGGCCAGTATCGTCAGCAAAGTCGACAAAATGCCGCTCGAATCCATCAGCAACAATTTGAACGCCACGCTGGGCAGCCTGGATAAAACGCTACGTCAGGTGAATAGTCAGACGCTGCCGGAAACCACACAGTTGCTCAAGCAGATGCGACAAACGGTCGAAACGGCTAATGACTTGATAGCGGAAGATTCACCGACGATCATGACGCTGGGACAAAGCCTGCAGGAACTGCTGCGCGCATTGCGTTCAATGCGCACACTGGCCGACCAGATAGAACGTCATCCCGAGTCGCTTCTACAGGGCAGACCCAACGATCCGCCGCTCACCCAGGCCCGCCCCTCTTCCCACACGGGAGCGACAAAATGA